A window of Fragaria vesca subsp. vesca linkage group LG7, FraVesHawaii_1.0, whole genome shotgun sequence contains these coding sequences:
- the LOC101313841 gene encoding annexin D4-like — translation MAFTDELNTLNNAFSGLGVDEKSLISILGNSHPEERKCFRKGTPHLFKEDERLFERWNDERVRLLKHEFMRFKNAVVLWAMHPWERDARLVKEALKKGTEVHGVIVEIACTRSSEELLGARKAYHSLFDHSIEEDVAYHIDGPESKLLVALVSAYRYEGAKVNDATAKSEAQTLYHVIKNTDNTNPIEDDEVIRILSTRSKAHLQVVYKHYKEISGNNMNEDLGADLRLKETVQCLCTPHTYFSKVLEVALRNDVDKNTKKGLTRVIVTRADTDMKQIKEEYQNQYGVSLSSKIEETAHGNYKDFLLTLVART, via the exons ATGGCTTTCACTGATGAGTTGAACACTCTCAACAACGCTTTCTCAG GGCTTGGAGTTGATGAGAAGTCATTGATATCGATACTGGGAAACTCCCATCCAGAGGAGAGGAAATGTTTCAGGAAAGGAACTCCCCATCTGTTCAAAGAGGATGAACGCCTCTTTGAGAGATGGAATGATGAACGTGTCAGGCTTCTCAAGCATGAATTCATGCGCTTTAAG AATGCTGTGGTGTTGTGGGCTATGCATCCATGGGAAAGAGATGCTCGCTTGGTGAAGGAGGCCTTGAAGAAAGGAACTGAGGTCCATGGTGTCATTGTAGAGATTGCATGCACTAGATCCTCAGAAGAGCTATTAGGAGCTAGGAAGGCCTACCATTCCCTCTTTGACCACTCCATTGAAGAAGATGTTGCCTACCACATTGATGGCCCTGAAAGCAAG CTCTTGGTTGCACTTGTGAGTGCCTATAGGTATGAAGGAGCAAAGGTTAACGATGCGACTGCAAAATCTGAGGCACAAACACTTTATCATGTGATTAAGAACACAGATAACACAAATCCCATTGAAGATGATGAGGTTATTAGGATACTATCAACAAGGAGCAAGGCTCATCTCCAAGTAGTATATAAACACTACAAGGAGATTTCTGGCAACAACATGAATGAG GATCTTGGTGCTGATTTGAGGTTAAAAGAGACGGTGCAATGCCTATGTACTCCTCACACATATTTCAGCAAG GTGTTGGAAGTGGCATTGAGGAATGATGTGGACAAGAACACCAAAAAGGGACTGACTAGAGTAATTGTGACCCGAGCTGACACAGATATGAAACAGATTAAAGAGGAATACCAGAACCAGTATGGAGTTTCTCTATCCAGCAAAATTGAAGAGACAGCTCATGGGAACTACAAGGATTTCTTGCTTACCTTGGTTGCAAGGACTTAG